A part of Microcoleus sp. bin38.metabat.b11b12b14.051 genomic DNA contains:
- a CDS encoding inositol monophosphatase family protein encodes MFNLMYISPEQDQKIRYIMRECGQAAYRLAAAPFEVSEKGPDDYVTSIDRYLDRQLSAAFSNLFPEDGTITEENTASRAAYRGNYQRLWCIDPLDGTEGFIQGKQHYAVMVGLLLEGEPVAGWIYAPAFDQMYFGGKDWGLFQTVGTSEPQPIALCQPPAPTALNCKIILGDKDHKNYARAIAQSIPGAEFYSLGSFGLKVMEIIQGRAGMYLYFNGRVKVWDTAGPLALAKAAGLVCCDLQGQPLRWTADAIEPESLAHKQSMAIGWPDYIEPLLGKVQEAVARC; translated from the coding sequence ATGTTTAACCTCATGTATATTTCTCCAGAGCAAGACCAGAAAATTCGCTACATCATGCGCGAGTGCGGTCAAGCCGCCTACAGGCTTGCTGCGGCACCTTTTGAAGTTTCCGAGAAAGGCCCGGACGACTACGTGACGAGTATCGATCGCTACTTAGACCGACAACTATCAGCAGCATTTAGCAATTTGTTTCCTGAAGACGGCACGATCACCGAGGAAAACACCGCCTCTAGGGCAGCTTACCGGGGAAATTACCAGCGCTTGTGGTGCATCGATCCCCTGGACGGGACGGAGGGATTTATTCAGGGAAAACAGCACTACGCTGTGATGGTGGGGCTGCTGCTGGAGGGCGAACCGGTGGCTGGCTGGATCTACGCCCCGGCTTTTGACCAAATGTATTTTGGCGGCAAAGATTGGGGATTGTTCCAAACTGTGGGAACCTCCGAGCCGCAGCCGATCGCCCTGTGCCAACCCCCGGCTCCGACAGCGCTCAATTGTAAAATTATTCTCGGAGACAAAGACCACAAAAACTACGCCCGGGCGATCGCCCAAAGCATCCCGGGAGCAGAATTTTACTCGCTGGGAAGTTTTGGCTTAAAAGTCATGGAAATTATACAAGGTCGAGCCGGTATGTACCTGTATTTCAACGGCAGAGTTAAAGTGTGGGATACTGCCGGCCCTCTGGCTCTAGCAAAGGCAGCCGGATTGGTCTGTTGCGACTTGCAAGGTCAACCGCTGAGGTGGACGGCCGATGCGATCGAGCCGGAGTCTTTGGCCCACAAGCAGTCAATGGCGATCGGCTGGCCGGACTACATAGAACCCCTGCTGGGCAAAGTTCAGGAGGCAGTCGCACGCTGTTAA
- a CDS encoding Crp/Fnr family transcriptional regulator, with product MKTEAFSELFPLFKGANPETLGGLLSNAVKHEYPPGRAVVMEDSWGNAIYFVVSGWVKVRRLSNDRAVSMAILGRGAFFGEMAILDESPRSNDVLALSPVRLISVTAQRFIQTLFKDPQLHHRMLQLMVRRLRQTNLRSQLQNRQPAVKLANTLVELGENYGQKTAEGKEIFNIPYEDLADVTGINLDETSKIMEKLDSKGWIKIDPDHQTIHLINLKHLMNLASQ from the coding sequence ATGAAGACAGAAGCTTTCAGTGAGCTGTTCCCTCTATTTAAGGGTGCTAACCCAGAAACCTTGGGAGGGCTGCTATCAAATGCCGTCAAGCATGAGTATCCCCCAGGCCGAGCTGTGGTGATGGAGGATTCTTGGGGCAACGCGATTTATTTTGTGGTGTCCGGCTGGGTCAAAGTCCGGCGCCTGTCAAACGATCGAGCTGTATCAATGGCTATTTTAGGACGCGGTGCCTTCTTCGGCGAAATGGCGATTCTTGACGAATCTCCGCGATCAAATGACGTACTTGCTCTATCACCCGTGCGCCTGATCAGCGTCACGGCTCAGCGATTTATCCAAACCCTGTTTAAAGACCCGCAATTGCACCACCGGATGCTGCAATTGATGGTGCGGCGGCTGCGCCAAACCAATCTCCGCTCTCAACTACAGAACCGCCAGCCAGCGGTTAAACTAGCAAATACTTTAGTCGAGCTGGGAGAAAACTACGGTCAGAAAACTGCTGAGGGCAAAGAAATCTTCAATATCCCCTATGAAGACTTAGCTGATGTCACAGGTATCAACCTAGATGAAACCAGCAAAATTATGGAAAAACTCGATAGTAAAGGCTGGATCAAAATCGATCCAGATCACCAAACTATCCATTTGATCAACCTCAAGCACTTGATGAATTTGGCAAGTCAATGA